A stretch of Triticum aestivum cultivar Chinese Spring chromosome 1D, IWGSC CS RefSeq v2.1, whole genome shotgun sequence DNA encodes these proteins:
- the LOC123179905 gene encoding cysteine protease XCP1: MASKLSVAVLLLCVGVCMARNSDFSIIGYSEEDLSSHDRLIELFEKWLAKHQKAYASFEEKLHRFEVFKDNLKLIDEINREVTSYWLGLNEFADLTHDEFKAAYLGLSPPPARRSSSRSFRYEDVSAHDLPKEVDWRKKGAVTDVKNQGQCGSCWAFSTVAAVEGINAIVTGNLTALSEQELIDCSVDGNSGCNGGMMDYAFSYIASSGGLHTEEAYPYLMEEGSCGDGKKSESEAVSISGYEDVPAKDEQALIKALAHQPISVAIEASGRHFQFYSGGVFDGPCGAHLDHGVAAVGYGSDKGKGHDYIIVKNSWGAKWGEKGYIRMKRGTGKGEGLCGINKMASYPTKDN, translated from the exons ATGGCTTCCAAGCTCTCGGTTGCTGTTCTTctcctctgcgtcggcgtgtgcatGGCTCGCAACAGCGACTTCTCCATCATCGGGTACTCCGAGGAGGACCTGTCGTCGCACGACAGGCTCATCGAGCTGTTCGAGAAGTGGCTGGCCAAGCACCAGAAGGCGTACGCGAGCTTCGAGGAGAAGCTGCACCGGTTCGAGGTGTTCAAGGACAACCTGAAGCTCATCGACGAGATCAACCGGGAGGTGACCAGCTACTGGCTGGGCCTCAATGAGTTCGCCGACCTCACCCACGACGAGTTCAAGGCCGCCTACCTCGGCCTCAGCCCTCCTCCGGCTCGCCGGAGCAGCAGCCGGAGCTTCAGGTACGAGGACGTGTCTGCCCATGACTTGCCCAAGGAGGTCGACTGGAGGAAGAAGGGCGCGGTGACGGACGTGAAGAACCAGGGGCAGTGCGGCAGCTGCTGGGCCTTCTCGACGGTGGCAGCGGTGGAGGGGATCAACGCGATCGTGACGGGCAACCTGACGGCGTTGTCGGAGCAGGAGCTCATCGACTGCAGCGTCGACGGCAACAGCGGCTGCAACGGCGGCATGATGGACTACGCATTCTCCTACATCGCCTCCAGCGGCGGGCTCCACACCGAGGAGGCCTACCCGTACCTCATGGAGGAAGGCAGCTGCGGCGACGGCAAGAAGAGTGAGTCCGAGGCGGTGTCGATCAGCGGCTACGAGGACGTGCCGGCGAAGGACGAGCAGGCGCTCATCAAGGCACTCGCCCACCAGCCCATCTCCGTTGCCATTGAGGCCTCTGGCAGACACTTCCAGTTCTACAGCGGG GGGGTTTTCGATGGTCCTTGCGGCGCGCATCTGGATCACGGCGTGGCGGCGGTCGGGTACGGGTCGGACAAGGGCAAGGGCCACGACTACATCATCGTGAAGAACTCGTGGGGCGCCAAGTGGGGCGAGAAGGGGTACATCAGGATGAAGAGGGGCACCGGCAAGGGCGAGGGCCTCTGCGGCATCAACAAGATGGCCTCCTACCCAACCAAGGACAACTGA
- the LOC123179906 gene encoding general transcription and DNA repair factor IIH subunit TFB5, whose translation MVNAIKGLFISCDIPMAQFIVNMNASMPASEKFIVHILDPTHMFIQPNMGDYIKSKMAEFRDQNSYEKPT comes from the exons ATGGTTAATGCAATCAAGGGGCTGTTCATCTCCTG TGATATACCGATGGCTCAGTTCATTGTTAATATGAATGCTTCAATGCCCGCATCGGAGAAGTTCATCGTGCACATTCTTGACCCCACACACATGTTTATCCAGCCTAATATGGGAGATTACATCAAAAGCAAGATGGCGGAGTTCAGAGACCAGAACAGCTACGAGAAACCAACATGA